One genomic region from Evansella sp. LMS18 encodes:
- a CDS encoding MarR family winged helix-turn-helix transcriptional regulator, with translation MNKEEIIRDLEEVVIDINLILNHEFSTELNMKLSHNQQMVLFLVGTRGVKHVKDLAYLLNISTSAVSQIVAKLEKKEMIEREIDPNNRRSTILKLGHEGKELLKRLDKMRNTIFQKYLAEMETADLKNMRDTFSKFREIIIEKKNEGDKS, from the coding sequence ATGAACAAAGAAGAAATCATTCGTGATTTAGAAGAGGTCGTTATTGATATTAACCTCATATTGAATCATGAATTCAGCACCGAATTAAATATGAAGCTCTCACATAACCAGCAAATGGTGCTTTTTCTCGTCGGGACACGAGGAGTAAAGCATGTTAAGGACCTGGCCTATCTTTTGAATATTTCCACCAGCGCGGTGAGCCAGATTGTAGCCAAACTGGAAAAAAAGGAAATGATTGAACGGGAGATCGACCCGAATAACAGGAGGAGTACTATTTTAAAACTGGGCCATGAAGGAAAAGAGCTCTTAAAAAGATTAGATAAGATGAGAAATACAATTTTTCAGAAATACCTGGCTGAAATGGAGACAGCTGACTTAAAAAACATGAGAGATACTTTTTCTAAATTCAGAGAGATAATAATCGAGAAGAAAAATGAGGGGGATAAGTCGTGA
- a CDS encoding efflux RND transporter permease subunit translates to MKGITGFSIKRPVFTIVGMLLFLILGAVSLINIPLKLIPDIDPPIGAVVTSYPEASPEEVLDRVSRPMEGGLATLDGLNNIYTISQEGSSMTILEFSWATSIDDVENDIIRQMNGVPLPSDAGNPNFLKFDPSQMPVIQMTLSSDDEEELNDLVNDLEIELLQIDGVASLDIMGDTTEQIVVELDQEALEENDLEQSDVVQVIQAHNVTSPGGMVQSGDLEYTTRIIHEMNSTDDIENVVVTVNPETGDEVTVADVAEVTLEPEEQNSITRTNQEPSVMISVQQQSDANLAQLSTVFNERLDELLGEEDYEDLEVAILFDQGEYVQEAISSVSMALIAGGVFAMLVLFAFLRSFKTPFIVGIAIPFSVIVTFVLIYFADLSLNIMTLGGLALGIGMLVDNSIVVIENIYRHLSMKKDPKAAALEGTKEVAGAITASTLTTISVFLPVIFISGIVGNLFMEFALTVSFSLLASLAVALTVVPMLASRLLKTPKENVEAKRQKSEFIKAFDKSIRWSLKNRVGVLLITALLLAGGAVGVANVGTEFIPSTDEGFFQVEVEMERGTPLETTFESVEGIEEVLDDEGDIQHYTSVIGSMGPEAAIFGSSGSHEATIYISMVPLADRNISTDEFADSIRRDVERAAPDAEISIDMQAAAMGGQPNTITFDLTDANTQRLHEAAEELTEEFEDMSEFNEVTTDLTDTVEEIQFIVDEEAARENGFAPAQIAQLVNDKMRGAEATQIVTEDEDIYAVHVRYAEEDIETIESVEDLLLRTPGGEYITLSEVVDIETGEGPATINRINQEASVQFTLQYGSQYNLGEMSELVQSTIDDYDLPDGTSVSYTGDQQMMADAMEDLTMALILALVFVYLVLAAQFESFRYPFVIMFSVPLVIIGVAIGLTVTLTPVSVMAFIGLIVLAGIVVNNAIVLVDYINKRKEAGLRSYDAIVEGVKDRARPILMTALTTILGLVPLSLGIGEGSEIQQPMAITVIGGLISSTFLTLFFIPVIYSFVDKETRRLNKKYVTPDGQLIPAYLVEERYTNEQDKGRDNYRISDEGSRRETQALEKGRNEGEDDFAEFYRDVNEYEDDEPLSYPEVEKYTPSEDQDKVIYEEENPQVYPDKKSGGNTDNITREELIDILEEVVERSRRKRDDE, encoded by the coding sequence GTGAAAGGTATAACAGGATTTTCGATTAAAAGGCCGGTTTTTACCATTGTGGGAATGCTGCTGTTCCTTATTCTTGGAGCAGTATCTTTAATAAACATACCATTAAAGCTGATTCCTGATATTGACCCGCCAATCGGGGCAGTGGTAACCAGTTACCCTGAGGCAAGCCCGGAAGAAGTGCTGGACAGAGTATCCAGGCCAATGGAAGGCGGACTGGCCACGCTGGACGGACTGAATAATATTTATACTATTTCCCAGGAAGGCTCCTCTATGACAATTCTGGAGTTTTCATGGGCCACAAGTATTGATGATGTGGAAAATGATATTATTCGCCAAATGAACGGAGTGCCGCTTCCTTCAGATGCCGGCAATCCGAACTTTTTAAAGTTTGACCCTTCACAAATGCCGGTTATTCAGATGACTCTATCCTCAGACGACGAAGAAGAACTGAATGATCTTGTAAATGACCTGGAGATAGAACTACTGCAGATAGACGGAGTAGCTTCCCTGGATATTATGGGAGATACTACCGAGCAGATTGTGGTGGAGCTGGACCAGGAAGCACTGGAAGAGAATGACCTCGAACAGTCAGATGTGGTCCAGGTGATCCAGGCCCATAATGTCACTTCGCCAGGTGGGATGGTACAAAGCGGGGACCTTGAGTACACCACCCGGATTATTCATGAAATGAACAGCACGGACGACATTGAAAACGTGGTCGTTACGGTTAACCCGGAGACTGGGGATGAAGTAACTGTAGCTGATGTAGCTGAGGTAACGCTTGAACCGGAAGAGCAGAATTCCATTACGAGAACCAACCAGGAACCTTCCGTCATGATAAGTGTGCAGCAGCAGTCAGATGCAAACCTTGCTCAGCTCTCAACTGTTTTTAACGAACGTCTTGATGAACTTTTGGGCGAAGAAGACTATGAAGATCTCGAAGTAGCAATCCTTTTTGACCAGGGTGAATATGTGCAGGAAGCAATATCAAGTGTTTCAATGGCGCTGATTGCCGGCGGAGTTTTTGCCATGCTTGTTCTGTTTGCGTTTCTAAGAAGCTTTAAAACTCCGTTTATTGTAGGTATAGCGATACCTTTCTCAGTTATCGTAACATTTGTGCTCATCTACTTTGCAGACTTGTCATTAAATATTATGACACTTGGTGGTCTTGCTCTCGGTATCGGTATGCTCGTGGATAACTCAATTGTTGTAATTGAAAATATATACCGCCACCTCTCCATGAAGAAAGATCCTAAAGCAGCAGCCCTGGAGGGAACAAAAGAAGTAGCAGGAGCAATTACAGCTTCAACATTAACGACGATTTCCGTTTTCCTGCCTGTTATATTTATTTCAGGTATTGTAGGAAATTTATTTATGGAGTTTGCTTTAACGGTATCCTTCAGTTTGCTTGCTTCCCTTGCCGTGGCACTTACAGTAGTGCCGATGCTTGCCAGCAGGCTTCTGAAGACACCAAAAGAAAATGTGGAAGCGAAACGTCAGAAGTCTGAATTTATTAAGGCCTTTGACAAATCTATACGCTGGTCTCTGAAAAACAGAGTCGGTGTTCTGCTGATAACGGCCTTGCTTTTAGCGGGAGGGGCGGTTGGTGTAGCAAATGTTGGAACGGAATTTATCCCGTCTACTGATGAAGGTTTCTTCCAGGTAGAAGTGGAAATGGAGCGGGGAACGCCGCTGGAAACTACTTTCGAGTCTGTTGAAGGAATTGAAGAAGTGCTTGATGATGAAGGAGATATACAGCATTATACAAGCGTCATAGGTTCTATGGGACCTGAAGCAGCAATTTTTGGAAGCAGCGGCTCACACGAAGCAACCATATATATTTCTATGGTTCCTCTTGCTGACCGTAACATATCAACGGATGAATTTGCTGATTCAATCAGAAGAGATGTGGAAAGAGCTGCTCCTGATGCGGAAATTTCTATTGACATGCAGGCAGCGGCCATGGGCGGACAGCCAAATACCATTACCTTTGATTTAACAGATGCAAACACTCAGCGTCTTCATGAGGCAGCAGAAGAACTCACTGAAGAATTTGAGGATATGAGTGAATTTAACGAAGTAACTACAGACTTGACTGACACAGTAGAAGAAATTCAGTTTATCGTGGATGAAGAAGCAGCCAGGGAAAATGGTTTTGCGCCAGCTCAGATTGCCCAGCTGGTCAATGATAAGATGAGAGGTGCCGAGGCTACTCAGATTGTCACTGAAGATGAAGATATATATGCTGTACACGTAAGATATGCGGAAGAAGATATTGAAACGATTGAAAGTGTTGAGGATCTGCTTCTCAGGACACCTGGTGGGGAGTATATTACTCTTAGTGAAGTAGTCGACATTGAAACTGGGGAAGGCCCGGCAACAATCAACAGAATTAACCAGGAAGCTTCAGTCCAGTTTACACTCCAATACGGAAGCCAGTATAACCTTGGAGAAATGTCTGAGCTTGTACAGTCAACGATCGATGACTATGACTTGCCTGATGGAACATCCGTGAGCTATACAGGTGATCAGCAAATGATGGCTGATGCAATGGAAGATTTAACAATGGCATTGATTCTTGCGCTTGTATTTGTGTATCTTGTGCTGGCAGCGCAGTTTGAATCGTTCAGATATCCGTTTGTTATTATGTTCAGCGTACCGCTTGTCATTATCGGGGTAGCAATCGGACTGACAGTTACTCTGACACCAGTAAGTGTTATGGCCTTTATCGGGCTGATAGTCCTCGCTGGTATTGTCGTAAACAATGCTATCGTTCTGGTGGATTACATCAACAAACGTAAAGAAGCAGGACTGCGCAGCTACGATGCCATCGTGGAAGGTGTTAAAGACCGTGCACGTCCAATCCTGATGACGGCTTTAACGACGATTCTTGGACTCGTGCCTTTATCACTTGGAATTGGCGAAGGGTCTGAAATCCAGCAGCCGATGGCAATAACTGTTATTGGCGGTTTGATCAGTTCCACTTTCCTTACTCTGTTCTTTATCCCGGTTATCTACAGTTTTGTGGATAAAGAAACAAGAAGGCTGAACAAAAAGTATGTAACCCCGGATGGCCAGTTAATTCCTGCATACCTTGTGGAAGAACGCTACACAAATGAGCAGGATAAAGGCCGGGATAATTACCGTATTTCAGATGAAGGCAGCCGCAGGGAAACACAGGCTCTTGAAAAAGGAAGAAATGAAGGAGAGGATGACTTCGCTGAATTTTACAGGGATGTGAATGAATATGAGGACGATGAACCTTTATCATATCCTGAAGTGGAAAAATACACTCCTTCTGAAGACCAGGATAAAGTAATTTATGAGGAAGAAAACCCTCAGGTTTATCCTGACAAAAAATCAGGTGGAAATACTGATAACATTACAAGAGAAGAACTCATCGATATCCTTGAGGAAGTAGTAGAAAGAAGCAGAAGAAAAAGAGATGATGAGTAA
- a CDS encoding metalloregulator ArsR/SmtB family transcription factor — protein sequence MAKDTCDVYCYDEEKVSALQRTINEDEIKNTSGIFKVLADPTRLKVAYALSVEEELCVCDVANIIQSSTATASHHLRLLKKQGLAKPRREGKLVFYSLDDEHVRQLIDIAFTHQREEKNHG from the coding sequence ATGGCAAAAGATACTTGTGATGTCTATTGTTACGATGAAGAAAAGGTATCAGCACTTCAGAGGACCATAAATGAAGATGAGATAAAAAACACAAGCGGAATATTTAAAGTACTAGCGGATCCTACGCGCCTGAAAGTTGCATACGCGCTGTCAGTGGAGGAAGAACTTTGTGTATGTGATGTGGCGAATATTATCCAGTCCTCCACAGCTACGGCTTCCCACCATCTGCGGTTGTTAAAAAAGCAGGGTCTGGCGAAACCAAGAAGAGAGGGAAAGCTCGTTTTTTACAGTCTGGACGATGAGCATGTAAGGCAGTTAATAGACATTGCTTTCACACATCAGCGTGAGGAAAAAAACCATGGATAA
- a CDS encoding heavy metal translocating P-type ATPase, producing MDKNHVYIVQGFTUASCAARFERNVKEISGVRDAKVNFTAGKLTVEGDATIKELEKAGAFEHLKIRREKDDPFPVVPFWKKQKNILVFIAAILAIAGWSVSLSMGEGHPAAIILFLTSMVVGGYNLFWQGLKNLSRLEFDMKTLMTVAVIGAAIIGEWGEGAVVVILFAISEALETFSMENARRSIRSLIDTAPKEALVKRNGKEIILPIDQIEINDHIIVKPGEKLALDGVVVTGLSAVNQATITGESVPVTKQEKDEVYAGTLNEEGVLEIRVTRHAEDTTLAKIIHLVEEAQEERAPAQQFVDRFAKYYTPAIMVFALLVAIVPPVFLAAEWSQWIYLGLATLVVGCPCALVISTPVAIVTAISNSARNGVLIKGGLYLEQAGTVNAIAFDKTGTLTRGVPAVTDVVPLNSTEEEIMSIACAVEKHSQHPLARAIVRKAEETGNLQDHEVSEAASLTGKGMKAEVNGKTVFAASPSYVSDTYPQLINKELNDKTIQLQEQGKTVVLVGSEERLFGIIALQDEVRKQAAHVLRQLNTAGIKRTIMLTGDNPATAAAIGKTAGVTDIRAGLLPEEKLAEINRLKRGGVRVAMVGDGMNDAPALAAADLGIAMGTIGTDAALETADAALMGDDLKKLPYLIKLSRLTLKIIKQNIIFSLALKALALMLVPFGVLTLWIAIFADMGATLLVTLNSLRLMKVKDEE from the coding sequence ATGGATAAGAACCATGTCTATATTGTCCAGGGATTCACCTGAGCCAGTTGTGCTGCTCGGTTCGAGCGGAATGTAAAAGAGATATCTGGTGTCAGGGACGCGAAAGTGAACTTTACTGCAGGTAAGCTGACTGTTGAAGGGGATGCAACAATAAAGGAACTGGAGAAAGCCGGTGCTTTTGAACATTTAAAAATCCGGAGGGAAAAAGATGACCCTTTCCCGGTAGTTCCTTTCTGGAAAAAGCAGAAAAATATCCTTGTATTTATTGCTGCTATTCTGGCGATAGCTGGCTGGTCAGTATCATTAAGCATGGGCGAGGGGCATCCCGCTGCAATTATATTGTTCCTCACTTCAATGGTGGTGGGCGGTTATAACTTATTCTGGCAGGGACTTAAAAATCTCTCCAGATTAGAGTTTGATATGAAGACACTGATGACAGTAGCAGTTATTGGTGCAGCAATCATTGGAGAATGGGGAGAAGGAGCAGTTGTCGTAATATTATTTGCTATAAGTGAAGCTCTGGAAACATTCTCTATGGAAAATGCGAGAAGGTCGATTCGTTCTCTTATAGACACAGCCCCTAAGGAAGCACTCGTAAAAAGAAATGGAAAAGAAATTATTCTTCCTATCGATCAAATTGAGATTAACGACCATATAATCGTAAAACCAGGGGAGAAACTTGCTTTGGACGGTGTGGTGGTAACCGGGTTATCCGCAGTGAACCAGGCAACTATTACAGGAGAAAGCGTTCCTGTTACTAAACAGGAAAAGGATGAAGTGTATGCTGGAACACTTAACGAAGAAGGCGTACTGGAAATAAGGGTTACAAGGCATGCCGAAGACACGACGCTTGCTAAGATTATTCATCTCGTAGAAGAGGCACAGGAAGAGCGTGCTCCGGCACAGCAGTTTGTCGACAGATTTGCTAAATATTACACACCGGCAATTATGGTATTCGCATTACTTGTAGCGATTGTTCCGCCGGTTTTCCTGGCAGCTGAATGGAGCCAGTGGATTTATCTGGGGCTTGCCACATTAGTTGTGGGCTGCCCGTGCGCACTCGTTATTTCTACTCCTGTTGCCATTGTCACAGCAATAAGCAACAGTGCGAGAAACGGTGTGCTCATAAAAGGCGGACTTTATCTTGAACAGGCGGGAACGGTTAATGCCATTGCCTTCGATAAAACTGGCACCTTAACAAGAGGAGTGCCGGCAGTTACAGATGTCGTTCCGCTTAATAGTACTGAGGAAGAGATAATGAGTATAGCCTGCGCTGTGGAAAAACATTCACAGCATCCCCTGGCGAGAGCTATCGTACGCAAGGCTGAGGAAACAGGAAATCTTCAGGATCATGAAGTTTCAGAAGCAGCCTCGCTGACAGGGAAAGGGATGAAAGCTGAAGTTAACGGCAAGACAGTTTTTGCAGCAAGTCCTTCCTACGTATCGGATACTTATCCCCAGCTTATTAACAAAGAGCTGAATGATAAAACAATTCAGCTGCAGGAACAGGGGAAAACTGTTGTCTTAGTCGGAAGTGAGGAGAGGCTCTTCGGAATCATTGCCCTACAGGATGAGGTGCGGAAGCAAGCTGCACATGTACTCAGGCAGCTGAATACCGCCGGGATAAAAAGAACGATTATGCTGACAGGAGATAACCCTGCAACAGCGGCAGCAATCGGAAAAACCGCTGGAGTGACAGACATTAGAGCAGGTCTTCTGCCAGAGGAGAAGCTTGCTGAAATCAATCGACTGAAAAGGGGAGGTGTCCGTGTGGCAATGGTGGGGGATGGTATGAATGATGCACCGGCACTTGCAGCAGCTGATCTGGGGATTGCAATGGGGACTATCGGCACCGATGCTGCACTGGAAACAGCCGATGCAGCTTTAATGGGGGATGACCTGAAAAAACTGCCTTATTTAATAAAACTCAGCAGGCTTACCTTAAAAATTATTAAGCAGAATATTATATTTTCACTGGCTCTTAAAGCTCTTGCTCTCATGCTTGTCCCGTTTGGAGTACTCACATTGTGGATAGCTATTTTTGCAGATATGGGCGCAACCTTGCTGGTTACCCTGAACAGCCTCCGTTTAATGAAAGTTAAAGACGAGGAATAG
- a CDS encoding GerMN domain-containing protein, protein MKKSTLLVSGLSAMLILSACGQGDGDSTPIDNTGGNELNEENNGSEENEENNEEANEEVNDENEVNDEENAENEANDDENAENEAADEEINEENEPVNEDTTDNAGNNDEENNAAEEEENSEEAAEDVAVIDGVELYFSDDQLMEIYRVQTDVSVTADENGALEAYQLWASGPDKNSLVSLLPEGTQVQSVSFTDGTARVSFSDAILEANLGSSGELMLTEQIALIAKQFGYDRVQILIEGSVPDVFLGHMEVDEPIEAGNPESYQTMD, encoded by the coding sequence ATGAAGAAAAGTACATTATTAGTCAGTGGGCTTAGTGCCATGCTTATCCTGTCTGCCTGCGGCCAGGGTGACGGAGACAGTACTCCTATTGACAATACAGGCGGAAACGAACTGAACGAGGAAAACAACGGTTCTGAAGAAAATGAGGAAAATAATGAAGAAGCAAATGAAGAAGTGAACGATGAAAATGAAGTAAATGATGAAGAAAACGCTGAAAACGAAGCAAATGATGATGAGAACGCTGAAAATGAAGCTGCCGACGAAGAAATTAACGAGGAAAATGAACCAGTGAATGAAGATACAACAGATAACGCAGGAAACAACGATGAGGAAAACAACGCAGCAGAAGAGGAAGAAAACTCCGAAGAAGCTGCAGAAGATGTTGCTGTCATCGATGGAGTAGAATTATATTTTTCAGATGATCAGTTAATGGAAATTTACCGTGTGCAAACTGATGTTTCTGTAACAGCAGACGAAAATGGCGCACTTGAAGCTTACCAGCTTTGGGCATCAGGTCCGGATAAAAACAGCCTTGTAAGCCTGCTTCCTGAAGGAACTCAAGTACAAAGTGTTTCATTTACAGACGGAACAGCTCGCGTATCTTTTTCCGATGCTATCCTTGAAGCAAACCTTGGCTCTTCCGGCGAACTCATGCTTACCGAGCAAATTGCTTTGATTGCTAAACAGTTCGGTTATGACAGAGTACAGATCCTTATTGAAGGAAGCGTTCCGGATGTCTTCTTAGGACATATGGAAGTAGACGAGCCTATCGAAGCAGGGAACCCTGAAAGCTACCAAACTATGGATTAA
- a CDS encoding glycine betaine ABC transporter substrate-binding protein has protein sequence MLKLNWKRLGLASGLSLSLLAAGCGADNDGAENENGNTGNNGNAGNEENADNNAAAPAGDEGEIELVYVEWDSEIASTHVIGKVFEDLGYDVTLTPIDNAIMWQSVANGESDGMVAAWLPATHGNLHEEYQDQLVDLGENLTGAKIGLVVPEYMDIDSIEDLETYGDELNNTITAIEPGAGVVQAAENAVEDYGLDGWDVQTSSSGAMATALGEAVSNEQPIVVTGWTPHWKFAEYDLKYLEDPEGSFGEAEIIATMVREGLEEDMPNAYRILDQFNWTTEDMEEVMLEIQEGASAEDAAANWVEANEDKVNEWLEGVE, from the coding sequence ATGTTAAAACTTAACTGGAAACGTTTAGGTCTGGCATCAGGACTTTCGTTATCATTACTGGCTGCTGGCTGTGGCGCGGATAATGATGGCGCGGAAAACGAAAACGGTAATACAGGAAACAATGGCAATGCAGGAAATGAAGAAAATGCTGATAACAATGCAGCTGCACCTGCAGGCGATGAAGGGGAAATCGAGCTTGTTTATGTAGAATGGGATTCGGAGATCGCATCTACGCATGTGATTGGAAAGGTTTTTGAAGATCTTGGTTATGATGTAACTCTTACACCAATCGATAACGCTATTATGTGGCAGTCAGTTGCAAATGGTGAATCTGACGGCATGGTAGCTGCATGGCTTCCTGCCACTCACGGAAATTTACATGAAGAATATCAGGATCAGCTTGTGGACCTTGGTGAAAATCTTACAGGTGCAAAAATCGGTCTCGTAGTACCAGAATATATGGACATTGATTCCATTGAGGATCTTGAAACTTATGGTGATGAGCTGAATAATACAATTACTGCAATTGAGCCAGGAGCTGGTGTAGTACAAGCTGCTGAAAATGCGGTTGAAGATTACGGTCTTGATGGCTGGGACGTACAGACTTCTTCAAGCGGTGCGATGGCTACTGCATTAGGGGAAGCTGTTTCCAACGAACAGCCTATCGTTGTAACTGGCTGGACACCTCACTGGAAGTTCGCTGAGTACGACCTGAAATATCTTGAAGATCCAGAAGGCTCCTTCGGCGAAGCAGAAATCATCGCCACAATGGTGCGCGAAGGCCTGGAAGAAGATATGCCAAATGCCTACCGTATTCTTGACCAGTTTAACTGGACAACAGAAGACATGGAAGAAGTAATGCTTGAAATCCAGGAAGGCGCATCTGCTGAAGATGCAGCAGCTAACTGGGTCGAAGCAAACGAAGACAAAGTAAATGAATGGCTTGAAGGTGTAGAATAA
- a CDS encoding proline/glycine betaine ABC transporter permease, which produces MFNSVLLAFIPTIPLAEWTASFTAWLTNTFSFLFNPIKEHFGNFMSFTADTLGAIPPIVIMIVVAVAAFFITGRRFGLAAFAFVGLWLIQNQGLWDHLMYTFTLVLLSSILSVMIGVPFGILMSKSKTAEAIIAPILDFMQTMPAFVYLIPAVAFFGIGMVPGVFASLIFATPPTVRLTNLGIRQVPKELVEASEAFGSTGAQKLFKVELPMAKSTIMAGINQTVMLALSMVVIASMIGAPGLGREVLSALQRAQVGPGFVAGVGIVILAIIIDRFTQSANVQRNKA; this is translated from the coding sequence ATGTTTAATTCTGTACTATTAGCTTTCATACCTACCATCCCGCTGGCAGAATGGACTGCTTCATTCACAGCCTGGTTAACGAATACTTTTTCATTCTTATTTAACCCAATAAAAGAGCATTTCGGGAACTTCATGAGCTTTACAGCGGACACGCTTGGCGCGATTCCTCCGATAGTTATCATGATTGTTGTGGCAGTCGCTGCCTTTTTCATCACCGGAAGAAGATTCGGTCTCGCTGCCTTTGCATTTGTCGGCCTCTGGCTCATACAAAACCAGGGATTATGGGATCATCTGATGTACACTTTTACCCTTGTACTATTATCAAGTATTCTCTCAGTGATGATAGGTGTGCCGTTTGGGATTTTAATGTCCAAAAGCAAAACCGCCGAAGCAATTATCGCGCCAATACTTGACTTCATGCAGACTATGCCTGCGTTTGTATACTTAATTCCTGCTGTTGCCTTCTTCGGTATCGGCATGGTGCCTGGGGTTTTTGCTTCATTGATCTTTGCAACTCCTCCAACTGTAAGGCTTACTAATTTAGGTATCCGGCAGGTTCCGAAAGAACTTGTTGAAGCTTCTGAAGCATTCGGCAGTACAGGAGCACAGAAGCTTTTTAAAGTAGAATTACCAATGGCTAAGTCAACTATCATGGCCGGGATCAACCAGACAGTAATGCTTGCTCTGTCCATGGTAGTTATCGCTTCCATGATTGGAGCACCAGGACTTGGAAGAGAAGTTCTCTCAGCATTACAGCGTGCACAAGTAGGACCAGGATTTGTAGCAGGTGTCGGTATCGTAATTCTCGCAATAATTATTGACCGCTTTACTCAAAGTGCTAACGTACAGCGGAACAAAGCATAA
- a CDS encoding glycine betaine/L-proline ABC transporter ATP-binding protein, with amino-acid sequence MAKIKVEKLTKVFGKRPKQALKMLDGNMTKKEILAETGMTVGVNQASFEVEDGEIFVIMGLSGSGKSTLVRLLNRLIDPTAGNVWIDEEDLAQMDAKQLREVRRKKMSMVFQKFGLFPFRTILDNVEYGLEVQNIGKEQRREKAMESLELVGLKGYEDQYPDQLSGGMQQRVGLARALANDPEVLLMDEAFSALDPLIRKDMQDELLDLQTTMKKTIIFITHDLDEALRIGDRIALMKDGSIVQIGTPEEILMNPANDYVEKFVEDVDRSKVLTAQHIMKRPETVNIDKHGPRVALERMREEGISSIFAVDSSRNLKGYITADDASEARKNQVNDLKEILRNEVPTVERETPMHEIFNIIYDTPVPVAVTENGKLVGIIVRGAVIAALANDSEVNLNV; translated from the coding sequence TTGGCTAAAATAAAGGTTGAAAAACTCACCAAAGTTTTCGGTAAGCGTCCAAAACAGGCATTGAAAATGCTGGATGGAAATATGACAAAAAAAGAGATACTTGCTGAAACAGGAATGACTGTCGGAGTTAACCAGGCTTCCTTTGAAGTGGAAGACGGAGAGATCTTCGTGATTATGGGGCTTTCAGGAAGTGGAAAATCCACTTTAGTGCGCCTTTTGAACAGGCTCATTGATCCAACCGCAGGAAACGTCTGGATTGACGAGGAAGATCTGGCCCAGATGGACGCAAAGCAGTTACGTGAAGTAAGAAGAAAGAAAATGAGCATGGTTTTCCAGAAATTTGGTTTGTTCCCTTTCCGTACAATTCTCGATAATGTGGAGTACGGACTCGAAGTACAAAACATCGGGAAGGAACAACGCCGGGAGAAAGCTATGGAATCGCTGGAGCTCGTTGGCCTTAAAGGGTATGAAGACCAGTACCCTGATCAATTGTCCGGAGGTATGCAGCAGCGTGTCGGCCTTGCCCGTGCCCTTGCTAACGACCCGGAAGTACTGCTGATGGATGAAGCCTTTTCGGCTCTCGATCCATTAATTCGGAAAGACATGCAGGACGAACTTCTGGACCTTCAGACTACGATGAAGAAAACAATTATATTTATTACCCATGACTTAGACGAAGCATTACGCATCGGCGACCGGATCGCTCTTATGAAGGACGGCTCTATCGTACAGATTGGGACTCCGGAAGAAATATTAATGAACCCTGCCAATGACTATGTTGAGAAATTCGTTGAAGATGTTGACCGGTCAAAAGTACTTACTGCACAGCATATTATGAAGCGCCCGGAGACAGTGAATATTGATAAGCACGGGCCACGTGTTGCTCTTGAAAGAATGCGGGAAGAAGGTATCTCAAGTATTTTCGCAGTGGACAGCAGCCGGAACCTTAAAGGTTATATCACTGCAGACGACGCTTCCGAGGCAAGAAAAAATCAAGTCAATGATCTGAAAGAGATCCTTCGTAATGAAGTGCCAACAGTGGAACGTGAAACTCCAATGCATGAAATATTTAATATCATTTACGATACTCCAGTACCGGTTGCTGTAACAGAGAACGGAAAACTTGTAGGGATTATCGTACGTGGGGCTGTTATCGCAGCACTGGCAAATGACAGCGAGGTGAATCTAAATGTTTAA